Proteins from a genomic interval of Mycobacterium conspicuum:
- a CDS encoding helix-turn-helix transcriptional regulator, whose translation MANQTTAAAMTNDDNAWVSVRSLDDFAELRKSQMQSSAYWWPEIGPLGATNSFSMTHRMRRLGPITVLDVDFPDNVWVNGGELRPHYHVTLPVAGSSAATDGSLSLAAEPGTVAVYRPEGTAGVDGYVGRLLAVMIDRHAVEDALADALGRSLTSQIDFEPIIQTASQAVRSWVAMVSVFTEQLFRPQSVLHEPMVGMPFAESVVRGLLLMANHRYRTTLAGEAPEPSPRAIGAAIDVIEAEPDRPWTVSTLAARCCVSVRSLQHGFQRHLGTTPMAYVREVRLRRAHQNLLESDPSTATVAAVAYRWGFSNLGRFAAAHAARYREPPVQTLRRGA comes from the coding sequence ATGGCAAACCAGACAACAGCTGCCGCGATGACTAACGATGACAACGCGTGGGTTTCGGTGCGGTCGTTGGACGACTTCGCCGAGTTGCGGAAGAGCCAGATGCAATCATCGGCCTACTGGTGGCCCGAGATCGGGCCACTCGGAGCCACAAACTCGTTTTCGATGACGCATCGTATGCGTCGGTTGGGCCCAATTACGGTGCTGGATGTGGATTTTCCCGACAACGTATGGGTGAACGGGGGCGAATTGCGTCCCCACTATCACGTCACTCTGCCGGTCGCGGGTTCGTCTGCCGCGACGGATGGCAGTCTTTCCCTCGCCGCGGAGCCTGGCACAGTTGCGGTGTATCGGCCTGAGGGCACCGCCGGCGTGGACGGTTACGTTGGTCGTCTGCTGGCGGTGATGATCGATCGTCACGCTGTCGAAGATGCCCTCGCCGATGCGCTTGGGCGCTCGTTAACTTCCCAGATCGACTTCGAACCCATCATCCAAACCGCGAGCCAAGCCGTCCGCAGCTGGGTTGCCATGGTGTCGGTGTTCACCGAGCAGCTGTTTCGGCCTCAGAGTGTCCTGCATGAACCAATGGTCGGGATGCCATTCGCCGAGAGCGTGGTCCGTGGTCTCTTGCTGATGGCGAATCACCGATACCGCACGACCTTGGCGGGTGAGGCGCCCGAGCCTTCGCCACGCGCGATCGGCGCGGCTATCGACGTCATCGAGGCCGAGCCGGACCGACCGTGGACGGTCTCGACGCTGGCCGCGCGCTGCTGTGTCAGCGTGCGTTCGCTCCAGCACGGTTTCCAGCGTCACCTGGGCACCACGCCGATGGCATACGTGCGCGAGGTCCGGCTGCGCCGAGCCCACCAGAACTTGCTCGAATCCGACCCATCGACCGCCACCGTCGCTGCGGTCGCTTACCGCTGGGGCTTCAGCAACCTCGGTAGGTTCGCTGCTGCACACGCCGCACGCTACCGCGAGCCGCCGGTGCAGACATTGCGCCGTGGTGCTTAA
- a CDS encoding AraC family transcriptional regulator: protein MANDDQKTKGPTADASEPHIWTAAKEFDDFARVCCGRPHLNLLADPDSFSLAQRVGRMGPVTLSEIAVGSDLPMDGGQVCGSYRVIVVQAGRTEVEHADSVVIGGPGSAAVFAPEGLGKGQWDAGSRIICFKINRSALDDALSDALGRQVTSQVDFTPLLPTHAEPTQSWINMLVSFKEQFFRPDSVLNQPLVGLPFVDGLVRGFLLAAEHPHLDALTADVRLAAPRAIRHALDIIEEEAHLPLTLSSIAARSHISVRTLQHGFQRHLDTSPMAYLREVRLRRAHETLLRSDPSMVTVASVAYRWGFGNLGRFAAAHAARYRETPTETLRRRAVQRRATNLMIPTTA, encoded by the coding sequence ATGGCAAACGACGACCAGAAGACCAAGGGGCCGACAGCTGACGCGTCCGAGCCGCACATATGGACAGCAGCAAAGGAATTCGACGACTTTGCCCGGGTCTGCTGCGGCCGACCACACCTGAATCTGTTGGCCGATCCCGATTCGTTTTCACTGGCCCAGCGGGTGGGTCGGATGGGTCCGGTCACGTTGTCCGAAATCGCCGTCGGATCCGATCTGCCCATGGACGGCGGTCAAGTATGCGGCAGCTATCGCGTGATTGTGGTGCAGGCGGGCCGCACCGAGGTCGAACACGCGGACAGCGTTGTCATCGGCGGTCCGGGGAGTGCGGCCGTGTTCGCGCCGGAGGGTCTCGGCAAAGGCCAATGGGACGCGGGAAGCAGAATCATCTGTTTCAAGATCAACCGGTCCGCGCTCGATGACGCTCTCAGCGACGCGCTTGGTCGGCAGGTGACGTCTCAGGTCGACTTCACGCCCCTGCTGCCGACCCATGCCGAGCCGACTCAGAGCTGGATCAACATGTTGGTGTCGTTCAAGGAGCAGTTCTTCCGGCCCGACAGCGTGCTGAACCAACCGCTCGTCGGATTGCCCTTCGTCGACGGCCTGGTGCGCGGGTTCTTGCTCGCGGCCGAGCATCCCCACCTCGACGCCCTGACCGCCGACGTACGGCTGGCGGCACCGCGCGCGATTCGTCACGCCCTCGACATCATCGAAGAGGAAGCACACTTGCCTTTGACGCTGTCCTCGATCGCCGCACGCAGCCACATAAGCGTCCGTACGTTGCAGCACGGGTTCCAGCGCCATCTGGACACATCGCCGATGGCATATCTGCGCGAGGTCCGACTGCGCCGGGCCCACGAAACTTTGCTGAGGTCCGACCCATCGATGGTTACCGTGGCTTCGGTTGCCTACCGCTGGGGCTTCGGCAACCTCGGCAGGTTTGCCGCGGCGCATGCGGCTCGTTATCGTGAGACTCCTACCGAGACGTTGCGCCGCAGAGCGGTCCAGCGGCGCGCGACGAACCTGATGATCCCCACGACTGCGTAG
- a CDS encoding rubredoxin: MSDYKLFQCVQCGFEYDEALGWPEDGIAPGTRWDDIPDDWSCPDCGAAKSDFVMVEVARP, encoded by the coding sequence ATGAGCGACTACAAACTCTTCCAGTGCGTCCAGTGCGGCTTCGAGTACGACGAGGCGCTGGGCTGGCCCGAGGACGGCATCGCACCGGGCACCCGCTGGGACGACATCCCCGACGACTGGAGCTGCCCGGACTGCGGCGCGGCCAAGTCGGACTTCGTCATGGTGGAAGTGGCGCGGCCGTGA
- the alkX gene encoding TetR family transcriptional regulator AlkX translates to MPYAEASRALLRDSVLDAMRDLLLTRDWSAITLADVARATGISRQTIYNEFGSRQGLAQGYALRLADRLVDTIKDTVDANVGDIHTALLQGFREFFAESAADPLVISLLTGVAKPDLLQLITTDSAPIITRASARLVSAFNQTWVAISDEDAGVIARAIVRLCLSYVSMPPESDHDVAADLARLLAPFVERHGVIDTGP, encoded by the coding sequence ATGCCCTACGCCGAGGCCTCACGGGCCCTGTTACGGGACTCCGTGTTGGACGCGATGCGCGACCTGCTGCTGACCCGGGACTGGTCGGCGATCACGCTGGCGGACGTGGCCCGCGCCACGGGCATCAGCCGGCAGACGATCTACAACGAGTTCGGTTCGCGGCAGGGCCTGGCGCAGGGTTACGCCCTGCGCCTGGCCGATCGCCTGGTCGACACCATCAAAGACACCGTTGACGCCAACGTCGGCGATATCCACACGGCGCTGCTGCAGGGTTTTCGCGAGTTCTTCGCCGAGTCGGCCGCCGACCCGCTGGTGATCTCCCTGCTCACCGGCGTCGCCAAACCCGATCTGCTGCAGCTCATTACCACCGACAGCGCGCCCATCATCACCCGCGCCTCGGCGCGACTGGTGTCGGCGTTCAACCAGACCTGGGTCGCGATCAGCGACGAGGACGCCGGCGTGATTGCGCGGGCCATCGTGCGGCTGTGCCTGAGCTATGTGTCGATGCCGCCCGAATCCGATCACGACGTCGCGGCGGACCTGGCCCGGTTGTTGGCGCCGTTCGTGGAGCGCCATGGGGTGATCGACACCGGGCCTTAA
- the ahcY gene encoding adenosylhomocysteinase gives MTTTESSLTADVRNGIDFKVADLSLADFGRKELDLAEYEMPGLMSLRREYAEVQPLKGARISGSLHMTVQTAVLIETLVELGAEVRWASCNIFSTQDHAAAAVVVGKHGTPEEPKGVPVFAWKGETLEEYWWAAEQMLTWPDPDKPANMILDDGGDATMMVLRGMQYEKAGVVPPAEDDDPAEWKVFLGVLRNRFETDKTKWTKIAESVKGVTEETTTGVLRLYQFAAAGDLAFPAINVNDSVTKSKFDNKYGTRHSLIDGINRGTDALIGGKNVLICGYGDVGKGCAEAAKGQGARVSVTEIDPINALQALMEGFDVVTVEDGIATADIVVTATGNKDIISLEHMKAMKDHAILGNIGHFDNEIDMAALERSGATKLNIKPQVDLWTFKETGKSIIVLSEGRLLNLGNATGHPSFVMSNSFANQTIAQIELWTKNDEYDNEVYRLPKHLDEKVARIHVEALGGKLTKLTKDQAEYLGVDVEGPYKPDHYRY, from the coding sequence ATGACGACGACCGAAAGTTCGCTCACCGCCGACGTCCGCAACGGCATCGATTTCAAGGTCGCCGACCTGTCGCTGGCGGATTTCGGCCGTAAGGAACTCGACCTGGCCGAGTACGAGATGCCCGGCCTGATGTCGCTGCGCCGCGAATACGCCGAAGTGCAGCCGCTGAAGGGCGCCCGCATCTCCGGCTCGCTGCACATGACGGTCCAGACCGCCGTGCTGATCGAGACGCTGGTCGAGCTGGGCGCCGAGGTGCGCTGGGCCTCGTGCAACATCTTCTCCACCCAGGACCACGCGGCCGCGGCCGTCGTCGTCGGCAAGCACGGCACTCCCGAAGAGCCCAAGGGAGTGCCCGTGTTCGCGTGGAAGGGCGAGACGCTCGAGGAGTACTGGTGGGCCGCCGAGCAGATGCTGACCTGGCCCGACCCGGACAAGCCGGCCAACATGATCCTCGACGACGGCGGTGACGCCACCATGATGGTGCTGCGCGGCATGCAGTACGAGAAGGCCGGCGTCGTCCCGCCCGCCGAGGACGACGACCCCGCCGAGTGGAAGGTCTTCCTGGGCGTACTGCGCAACCGCTTCGAGACCGACAAGACGAAGTGGACCAAGATCGCCGAGTCGGTCAAGGGCGTCACCGAGGAAACCACCACCGGCGTGCTGCGGCTCTACCAATTCGCCGCGGCCGGCGACCTGGCCTTCCCGGCGATCAACGTCAACGACTCGGTGACCAAGTCCAAGTTCGACAACAAATACGGCACCCGGCACTCGCTCATCGACGGCATCAACCGCGGCACCGACGCGCTGATCGGCGGCAAGAACGTGCTGATCTGCGGCTACGGCGACGTCGGCAAGGGTTGCGCCGAGGCGGCCAAGGGTCAGGGCGCCCGGGTCAGCGTCACCGAGATCGACCCGATCAACGCGCTGCAGGCGCTGATGGAGGGCTTCGACGTGGTCACCGTCGAGGACGGCATCGCCACGGCCGACATCGTCGTCACCGCGACCGGCAACAAGGACATCATTTCGCTCGAGCACATGAAGGCGATGAAGGACCACGCCATCCTGGGCAACATCGGCCACTTCGACAACGAGATCGACATGGCCGCGCTGGAGCGCTCCGGTGCGACGAAGCTCAACATCAAGCCGCAGGTCGACCTGTGGACGTTCAAGGAGACCGGCAAGTCGATCATCGTGCTGTCCGAGGGCCGGCTGCTCAACCTGGGCAACGCCACCGGCCACCCGTCGTTCGTGATGAGCAACAGCTTCGCCAACCAGACGATCGCCCAGATCGAGCTGTGGACCAAGAACGACGAGTACGACAACGAGGTGTACCGGCTGCCCAAGCACCTCGACGAGAAGGTGGCCCGCATCCACGTCGAGGCCCTCGGCGGCAAGCTGACCAAGCTGACCAAGGACCAGGCCGAGTACCTCGGTGTCGACGTCGAGGGCCCCTACAAGCCGGACCACTACCGCTACTGA
- a CDS encoding rubredoxin, with amino-acid sequence MNPKAYQCPVCEYVYDESKGEAREGFPPGTPWEQVPDDWCCPDCAVREKPDFIPMGATS; translated from the coding sequence ATGAACCCAAAGGCGTACCAGTGCCCCGTCTGCGAGTACGTCTACGACGAGTCCAAAGGCGAAGCGCGCGAAGGCTTTCCGCCGGGTACGCCGTGGGAGCAGGTTCCCGACGACTGGTGCTGTCCCGACTGCGCCGTGCGCGAGAAGCCCGATTTCATACCGATGGGAGCAACCTCATGA
- the mtrB gene encoding MtrAB system histidine kinase MtrB, with protein MGWGSRQRTRSRWGRTGPMASAVGAVSRAVATAWRRSLQLRVVALTLGLSLVVILVLGFVLTSQLTNRVLDVKVKAAVEQIERARSTVSGIVNGEETRSLDSSLQLARNTLTSKTDPASGAGLAGAFDAVLTVPGDGPRAASSAGPVDQVPNALRGFVKAGQAAYQYATVHTEGFSGPALIVGTPTSSPVANLELYLIFPLKNEQATVTLVRGTMATGGLVLLVLLSGIAVVVSRQVVGPVRSASRIAERFSEGHLSERMPVRGEDDMARLAVSFNDMAESLSRQIAQLEEFGNLQRRFTSDVSHELRTPLTTVRMAADLIYDHSDDLDPALRRSTELMVNELDRFETLLNDLLEISRHDAGVAELSVEAVDLRTTVQSALGNVGHLAEDAGIELRVDMPAEEVIAEVDPRRVERILRNLIANAIDHAEHKPVQIRMAADEDTVAVTVRDFGVGLRPGEEKLVFSRFWRSDPSRVRRSGGTGLGLAISVEDARLHQGRLEAWGEPGEGACFRLTLPLVRGHKVTTSPLPMKPIPQPVPQPAPQPAAPPDGDRQRQPEPADWSG; from the coding sequence ATGGGGTGGGGCTCTCGCCAACGGACTCGTAGTCGTTGGGGGCGCACCGGCCCTATGGCCAGCGCCGTGGGTGCGGTGAGCCGAGCCGTGGCGACCGCCTGGCGCAGATCGCTGCAGTTGCGCGTCGTGGCGCTGACCCTGGGGCTATCGCTGGTCGTGATCCTGGTGCTCGGCTTCGTGTTGACCAGCCAGCTGACCAACCGCGTGCTCGACGTCAAGGTCAAGGCCGCCGTCGAGCAGATCGAACGGGCGCGCAGCACCGTCAGCGGGATCGTCAACGGCGAGGAGACCCGGTCCCTGGATAGCAGCCTGCAGCTGGCCCGCAACACGCTGACGTCGAAAACCGACCCGGCCTCCGGCGCGGGTCTCGCCGGCGCCTTCGACGCGGTGCTAACGGTGCCCGGTGACGGCCCGCGCGCGGCCAGCTCGGCCGGGCCCGTCGATCAGGTGCCCAACGCGTTGCGCGGCTTCGTCAAAGCGGGGCAGGCGGCCTACCAGTACGCCACGGTGCACACCGAGGGCTTCTCCGGGCCGGCGCTGATCGTCGGCACGCCGACGTCGTCGCCGGTGGCGAACCTGGAGCTGTACCTCATCTTCCCGCTGAAGAACGAGCAGGCCACCGTCACGCTGGTGCGGGGCACGATGGCCACCGGCGGCCTGGTGTTGCTGGTGCTGTTGTCCGGCATCGCGGTGGTGGTGTCGCGTCAGGTGGTCGGCCCGGTGCGGTCGGCCTCCCGCATCGCCGAACGCTTCTCCGAGGGACACCTCTCCGAGCGAATGCCGGTGCGCGGCGAGGACGACATGGCCCGGTTGGCGGTGTCGTTCAACGACATGGCCGAGAGCCTGTCCCGGCAGATCGCCCAGCTCGAGGAGTTCGGCAACCTGCAGCGCCGGTTCACCTCCGACGTCAGCCACGAGCTGCGCACGCCGCTGACCACCGTGCGGATGGCCGCGGATTTGATCTACGACCACAGCGACGATCTCGACCCCGCGCTGCGCCGGTCCACCGAGCTGATGGTCAACGAACTGGACCGCTTCGAGACGCTGCTCAACGACCTGCTGGAAATCTCGCGGCACGACGCCGGCGTGGCCGAATTGTCCGTCGAGGCAGTCGATTTGCGCACCACGGTGCAAAGCGCGCTGGGCAACGTTGGCCACCTGGCCGAGGACGCCGGCATCGAGTTGCGGGTGGACATGCCCGCCGAAGAGGTGATCGCCGAGGTCGATCCGCGCCGGGTGGAGCGGATCCTGCGCAACCTGATCGCCAACGCCATCGACCACGCCGAGCACAAGCCGGTGCAGATCCGGATGGCCGCCGACGAGGACACGGTCGCGGTCACGGTGCGCGACTTCGGGGTGGGGCTGCGGCCCGGCGAGGAGAAGCTGGTGTTCAGCCGGTTCTGGCGCTCGGACCCGTCCCGGGTCCGGCGCTCCGGCGGAACGGGGCTGGGCCTGGCGATCAGCGTCGAGGACGCCCGACTGCATCAGGGCCGGCTCGAAGCGTGGGGCGAGCCGGGCGAGGGCGCCTGCTTCCGGCTGACGCTGCCGCTGGTGCGCGGCCACAAGGTCACCACCAGCCCGCTGCCCATGAAGCCAATCCCGCAACCGGTGCCGCAGCCAGCCCCGCAACCGGCCGCGCCGCCGGACGGCGACCGTCAACGCCAGCCCGAGCCCGCCGACTGGAGCGGGTAG
- a CDS encoding LLM class flavin-dependent oxidoreductase encodes MPERGTPLRRMGFLTIGRFDPADPLPGHDETLRMIERAEVLGFDTVWVRQRHLQPGISSPVALLAAASQRTRRVELGTAVIPLGLENPLRLAEDLATVDILSHGRLNPGVSVGMPLLYEHFKAALYPETHELENFSKARVVRLLACLRGDPVSDFEGTLGHDKFFRRVEPHSPGLAGRVWYGGGMHSAVWAGLHGLNYLTANLVSSEGTRSLDFATIQAEHIEAFRAHHPSPETARVAQSLVVIPTDSASAKQVDRYRAYVQSRIRRTGQPAGPRGMVASPDFVGTSEELAEVLHAHAGFHRVDEVAFALPHGFDEDDHVQIVTDMAEKLGPKLGWAPGQQHHERTRLQHNHIRGASDQEWTVGAK; translated from the coding sequence ATGCCTGAACGTGGAACGCCCTTGCGCAGAATGGGTTTTCTCACCATCGGCCGGTTCGACCCCGCCGATCCGCTACCCGGCCACGACGAGACGCTGCGGATGATCGAGCGCGCCGAAGTGCTGGGCTTCGACACTGTTTGGGTTCGGCAACGGCATCTACAACCGGGTATCTCCTCGCCGGTAGCGCTGCTGGCCGCCGCCAGCCAGCGCACCCGCCGAGTCGAGTTGGGTACCGCGGTTATCCCGCTTGGTCTCGAGAACCCGCTGCGGCTGGCCGAAGATCTGGCAACCGTCGACATCCTGTCCCACGGGCGACTCAACCCGGGCGTCTCGGTGGGCATGCCACTCCTCTACGAACATTTCAAAGCTGCGCTGTATCCGGAGACCCACGAGCTGGAGAACTTCTCGAAGGCGCGCGTGGTGCGATTGCTGGCGTGCTTGCGCGGCGATCCAGTCAGCGATTTCGAGGGAACCTTGGGCCACGACAAGTTCTTCCGTCGAGTCGAGCCTCATTCGCCCGGTCTGGCCGGCCGGGTCTGGTACGGCGGGGGGATGCACTCCGCAGTGTGGGCCGGGCTCCACGGCCTCAACTACCTCACCGCTAATCTGGTCAGCAGCGAAGGCACCCGATCGCTTGACTTCGCCACGATCCAGGCAGAGCACATCGAGGCGTTCCGCGCACACCATCCCAGCCCCGAAACCGCCCGTGTTGCACAGTCATTGGTGGTGATCCCGACAGACTCGGCGTCTGCCAAACAGGTAGATCGTTACCGAGCTTACGTTCAAAGCCGCATCAGACGCACCGGGCAACCTGCGGGCCCGCGTGGCATGGTCGCCTCGCCCGACTTCGTCGGCACATCCGAGGAACTCGCCGAGGTACTCCACGCCCACGCGGGCTTTCACCGCGTCGACGAGGTGGCCTTCGCATTGCCACACGGCTTTGACGAAGACGATCACGTACAAATCGTCACCGACATGGCCGAGAAACTCGGACCGAAGTTGGGATGGGCTCCAGGTCAGCAACATCATGAGCGAACACGCTTACAGCACAACCACATTCGCGGCGCGAGTGATCAAGAATGGACTGTCGGTGCAAAATAG
- the mtrA gene encoding two-component system response regulator MtrA — translation MDSMRQRILVVDDDASLAEMLTIVLRGEGFDTAVIGDGTQALTAVRELRPDLVLLDLMLPGMNGIDVCRVLRADSGVPIVMLTAKTDTVDVVLGLESGADDYIMKPFKPKELVARVRARLRRNDDEPAEMLSIADVEIDVPAHKVTRNGEQISLTPLEFDLLVALARKPRQVFTRDVLLEQVWGYRHPADTRLVNVHVQRLRAKVEKDPENPTVVLTVRGVGYKAGPP, via the coding sequence ATGGACTCCATGAGGCAAAGGATTCTCGTCGTCGACGACGACGCTTCGCTGGCCGAGATGCTGACCATCGTGCTGCGCGGGGAGGGTTTCGACACCGCAGTCATCGGCGACGGCACGCAAGCCCTGACCGCGGTGCGCGAGCTACGCCCCGATCTGGTGCTGCTGGACCTGATGCTGCCCGGCATGAACGGCATCGACGTCTGTCGGGTGTTGCGCGCCGACTCCGGGGTGCCGATCGTCATGCTCACCGCCAAGACCGACACCGTGGACGTGGTGCTGGGGCTGGAGTCGGGTGCCGACGACTACATCATGAAGCCGTTCAAGCCCAAGGAGCTGGTGGCCCGGGTGCGGGCCCGGCTGCGCCGCAACGACGACGAGCCGGCCGAGATGCTGTCCATCGCCGACGTCGAGATCGACGTGCCGGCGCACAAGGTCACCCGCAACGGCGAGCAGATCTCGCTGACACCGCTGGAGTTCGACCTGCTGGTCGCATTGGCGCGCAAACCGCGCCAGGTGTTTACTCGTGATGTGCTGCTCGAACAGGTGTGGGGATACCGGCACCCGGCGGACACCCGCCTGGTGAACGTGCACGTCCAGCGTCTGCGGGCCAAGGTCGAAAAAGACCCCGAGAACCCGACCGTGGTTCTGACCGTTCGAGGAGTGGGATACAAGGCCGGACCTCCGTGA
- a CDS encoding dTMP kinase, with the protein MLIAIEGVDGSGKRTLTDGLRSAFEASGKSVATLAFPRYGRSTTADIAAEALHGQHGDLASSVHAMAMLFALDRAGAIAEIEALGREHDVVILDRYVASNAAYTAARLHQDAAGEAVAWVGALEYQRFGLPRPDWQVLLDVPAELAGQRARSRAESEPDRARDAYERDDGLQRRTGAVYAGLAAASWGGRWLVVDADVDAARLAATFAGQ; encoded by the coding sequence GTGCTGATCGCGATCGAAGGGGTCGACGGTTCCGGCAAGCGCACGCTGACCGACGGGCTGCGCAGCGCCTTCGAGGCGTCCGGAAAATCCGTGGCCACCCTGGCTTTCCCGCGGTACGGGCGGTCGACGACCGCCGACATCGCGGCCGAGGCGCTGCACGGTCAGCACGGCGACTTGGCGTCGTCGGTGCATGCGATGGCGATGCTGTTCGCGCTCGACCGCGCCGGCGCGATCGCCGAGATCGAGGCGTTGGGCCGTGAGCACGACGTGGTGATCCTGGATCGCTACGTCGCCTCCAACGCGGCCTACACCGCGGCGCGCCTGCATCAGGACGCGGCGGGGGAGGCGGTCGCGTGGGTGGGCGCGCTGGAGTATCAACGCTTCGGGCTGCCCCGACCGGATTGGCAGGTGCTGCTCGACGTCCCCGCCGAGCTCGCCGGGCAGCGGGCCCGCAGCCGCGCCGAGAGCGAACCGGACCGCGCGCGCGACGCCTACGAACGGGACGACGGACTTCAGCGGCGCACCGGCGCGGTGTATGCCGGACTGGCCGCCGCGAGTTGGGGCGGGCGATGGCTGGTCGTCGACGCCGACGTCGACGCGGCCCGGTTGGCGGCCACTTTCGCGGGCCAATAG
- the lpqB gene encoding MtrAB system accessory lipoprotein LpqB: MRRKLLTLLLAPVLLAGCAGIPSSSAPQAIGTVERPAPSNLPKPTPGMDPDVLLREFLKATADPANRHLAARQFLTQSASNAWDDAGSALLIDHVVFVETRGAERVSATMRADILGSLSDVGVFVTAEGVLPDPGQIELVKTSGGWRIDKLPNGVFLDWQQFQSTYKRNTLYFADPTGKTVVPDPRYVAVADHDQLATELVSKLLAGPRPEMAHTVRNLLAPPLRLRGPVTRADGGKSGIGRGYGGARIELQKLSTTDPHSRQLLAAQIIWTLARADIRGPYVINADGAPLDDRFADGWTTSDVAATDPGVADGAGAGLHALINGSLVALDGQHANNVPGAFGRMGDQTGAALSRSGRQVASVVTLRRGEPDMAASLWIGDLGAEAVQSADGHSLSRPSWSLDDAVWVVVDTNNVLRAIQEPASGQPARIPVDSAAVASSFPGPITDLQLSRDGTRAAMVIGGQVILASVEQTQAGQFALTYPRRLGFGLGTSVVSLSWRTGDDIVVTRTDAAHPVSYVNLDGVNSDAPSRGLQVPLLGIAANPSTVYVAGLEGVLQYSASVAQNEQGWSAVAGLTVPGAVPVLPG, encoded by the coding sequence ATGCGCAGGAAACTCCTGACGTTGCTGCTGGCGCCCGTGCTGCTGGCCGGCTGCGCCGGCATACCGAGCTCGTCGGCCCCGCAGGCCATCGGCACCGTCGAACGACCGGCGCCGTCGAACCTGCCCAAACCCACCCCGGGCATGGACCCCGACGTGCTGCTGCGCGAATTCCTCAAGGCCACAGCCGATCCCGCCAACCGGCACCTGGCGGCGCGTCAGTTCCTCACCCAGTCGGCGTCCAACGCATGGGACGACGCCGGCAGCGCCCTGCTGATCGACCACGTCGTCTTCGTGGAAACCCGTGGCGCCGAACGGGTTTCGGCGACCATGCGGGCCGACATCCTGGGCTCGTTGTCCGACGTCGGGGTGTTCGTAACGGCCGAAGGGGTGCTGCCCGACCCCGGACAGATCGAGTTGGTCAAGACGTCCGGGGGCTGGCGCATCGACAAACTGCCCAACGGCGTTTTCCTGGACTGGCAACAGTTCCAGTCCACCTACAAACGCAACACGCTGTACTTCGCCGACCCGACCGGCAAGACCGTGGTCCCCGATCCGCGCTACGTCGCGGTCGCCGACCACGATCAGCTGGCCACCGAGCTGGTCTCCAAATTGCTGGCCGGTCCGCGACCGGAAATGGCGCACACCGTCCGCAACCTGCTCGCCCCGCCGCTGCGGCTGCGCGGGCCGGTGACCCGCGCCGACGGCGGCAAGAGCGGGATCGGGCGGGGCTACGGCGGCGCGCGCATCGAGCTGCAGAAGCTGTCCACCACCGATCCGCATAGCAGGCAATTGCTTGCGGCGCAGATCATTTGGACGCTGGCCCGCGCGGACATCCGGGGACCCTATGTGATCAACGCCGACGGCGCACCGCTGGACGACAGGTTCGCCGACGGTTGGACCACCTCCGATGTCGCGGCCACCGACCCGGGCGTGGCCGACGGCGCGGGCGCGGGCCTGCACGCGTTGATCAACGGGTCACTGGTCGCGTTGGACGGGCAGCACGCCAACAACGTGCCCGGGGCCTTCGGTCGCATGGGCGACCAGACCGGGGCCGCGCTGTCGCGCAGCGGGCGCCAGGTGGCGTCCGTGGTGACGTTGCGACGCGGCGAACCGGACATGGCGGCGTCGCTGTGGATCGGCGATCTCGGTGCCGAGGCGGTGCAATCCGCCGACGGACACAGCCTTTCGCGGCCCAGTTGGTCGCTCGACGACGCGGTCTGGGTGGTGGTCGACACCAACAATGTGTTGCGGGCGATTCAGGAACCGGCCTCGGGTCAGCCCGCGCGCATCCCGGTGGATTCGGCGGCGGTGGCCAGCAGCTTCCCCGGGCCGATCACCGACCTGCAGCTGTCGCGGGACGGCACCCGCGCCGCCATGGTGATCGGCGGCCAGGTGATCCTGGCCAGCGTCGAGCAGACCCAGGCTGGGCAGTTCGCCCTGACCTACCCGCGGCGCCTCGGTTTCGGGCTGGGCACCTCGGTGGTGTCGTTGTCCTGGCGGACCGGCGACGACATCGTGGTCACCCGCACCGACGCCGCGCACCCGGTGTCGTATGTGAACCTCGACGGGGTGAACTCCGATGCGCCGTCGCGCGGTCTGCAGGTTCCGTTGTTGGGGATCGCGGCCAACCCGTCGACGGTGTACGTCGCGGGTCTGGAAGGGGTGCTTCAGTATTCGGCGTCCGTCGCGCAAAACGAGCAGGGCTGGTCGGCGGTGGCGGGGCTGACGGTGCCCGGCGCCGTGCCGGTGCTGCCGGGCTAG